The following is a genomic window from Hyphomicrobiales bacterium.
GTTCTGCGGGGCGGGTCTTTCCGTTGCCGATACCGGGGTCGATGAGCACGGTCGTCGTGCCGAATTGCACGATCCAGATCTGAATCGTGACGACCAGTCGATCGATCGACGGCTGATAGTGATGAGGAGCGAGCCAGCCGGCTTCACCATCGAGTGCGGCCGCTGGCAGATCGGGAAAAAGGAAAGCCGGATCATGGGTCGGCCCGGACATCTCCAGGACGCGCGTGATGCGGAGGTCGCCGAATTGGCAAGACTGACATAGCATTTCCGTCTCCCCATGAAGGATAAAGAAAAGCAGCCAGTCCCATCGCGGGGCTGGCTGCTGATAGTGGACCAGAAAATCTCAGCGCGCGACGAGCTTGATACCGGCTTTCTCAAGGATACCCTTCAGCTGCGCGGTGTATTCGGTGATGAACTTCAAGGTTTCCTCGGGAGTCGTGAAGGCAGCCTCGAAGCCATTTTCGACAACGTAGTCTTTCCATTCCTGCGTCTCGGTCGCCTTCCGGATCAGGTCGCTGTAGTACGCGACGACTTCCTTCGGTGTGCCGGGCGGCGCGACGATGCCGCGGATCTGCGGCAGATTCGGAATGTTGAAGCCCGCCTCCTGGAGCGTCGGAACATCCGGGAAGCTCGGTAGCCGCTTGTCTGCCACGGCAGCGATCACGCGCATCGCGCCACTGCGGACCTGAGAGGTTGCTTCACCGGGCTCCACGATCATCATGTTGACGTGGCCACCGAGCAGCGCTGAAAGCCGCTCCCCACCCGATGGGAACGAGATGAACTGCCAGTCCGCGCCGGTCACGCCCATCAACAGCTGGCGCAAGACGTTCTCGCGCGCGAGCACCGATCCGCCCGACTGGCTGAGCTTGCCGGGCGTGGCCTTGGCGGCGTCGATGAAGTCCTGAAGCGTCTTGTATGGGGCGTCTGCCTTGACGGCGATAAGGCCCGGCTCACGGATAA
Proteins encoded in this region:
- a CDS encoding putative tricarboxylic transport TctC (Evidence 3 : Putative function from multiple computational evidences), with product MKLSALLATAFVATMTLAPMSTAQAQFTPKRPLEIAVHAGPGSGNDVFARALISVIDKNKLSPVRIQVANKPGGGSTTAAAYLASKAGNENTLGVFTNIWITDPLVSAEATNPLTSMTPVALVIREPGLIAVKADAPYKTLQDFIDAAKATPGKLSQSGGSVLARENVLRQLLMGVTGADWQFISFPSGGERLSALLGGHVNMMIVEPGEATSQVRSGAMRVIAAVADKRLPSFPDVPTLQEAGFNIPNLPQIRGIVAPPGTPKEVVAYYSDLIRKATETQEWKDYVVENGFEAAFTTPEETLKFITEYTAQLKGILEKAGIKLVAR